From the bacterium genome, the window TGTTCAAGGTGGCCAAAGCCGAGGATTCAATTGCCCTGGAGGCAGATGCGCAACATCTGTCGACCGATGTTTACACCTCTTTGGGGGTGACGGTTGGACTCCTGCTGGTTTGGATCACCGGCTGGCAGATCATCGATCCGTTGATGGCGATCGCGGTGGCGCTGTTGATCGGGCGGATCGGCTGGAAACTGACTCGAGATGCCAGCCGCCACCTGATGGATTACCGGCTACCGGAGGCGGAGGTAGGTCAGATCCAGGAGATTTTGGAGACCGAGTCTCGCATTCAGTCCTGGCATGACCTGCGGACCCGCAAATCGGGGAGCTATCGGCATATCGACCTGCACATAGTTTTACGACCTGACTCTACCCTGTTGGAAGCCCACGAGATAGCCGATGATCTGGAGCGCCGGATCAGCGATCGGCTGCATTCCGCCCATGTGGTTATCCACACCGACCCCTTCGATGATTCTCTGACTCAAATCAGCCCAAGCTAGCCGGGCGAATTCCTCGCTATCTGCTCTTCTCACTTAAGTTTCCGTCGAATCTGTCGATAATCCTGACAGATATCGGCGAATCTCGGATTGGGATTCGTGGGACCTGTAAATAGCGAATTGGATATGAGTCGTACGGTAAATCGGATAGACCACTACCGGGCGGGGTCGAAAAGTCTACTAGTTGGAGGGGGAACATCGCAATGCTTGCGGTGATCATCACTGTTCTTACTCTAGCCATACAGCTATACGCTGTCATACTCGCGGTAAAACTTGTTACCGTGACCAAGCACCGCTTTGCCTGGGGTTCACTGGCACTCGGCCTCATTATCATCATGTTTCGCCGAGCCTTCGAGATGGCATCCTATCTCGAGTTAACTGGATACGAAATCGGATTGGCCTACACGCTGAGCAGTGGCGCGGTCTCTCTCTGCATGGCGGTCGGTATGCATATGGCCAAGCGGATGATCGACCGGATGATGGAAACCAACGAGCGGCTGACCATCTCCGAAGCGTATTACCGCGGACTGATGGACTATGGCACAGAGGCTATCTATATAGCTGATCCTCAAGGTCAGTACTTGAATGCCAATCCGCGCGGCCTCGAATTGACTGGCTATACGCTTGGACAGCTGACCAAATTGACGGTCATGGATATTCTCGACAAAGAAGAGGTTGAGCGAATGCCAATACGCTGGGATTCGCTTAAGAGTGGCGAGCTGGTCATTTCGCAACGGAAATTTCGAAAGGCCAATGGCGAAGCGATTTTCGCCGAAGTACACACGCGCCGCCTTCCTGATGGCAATTACATGGCGTCGGTTCGCGACATTTCCGAACATCATGCGGCCATTGATAGGCTTCGCTTCCAATCTGAATTGCTCGATACCGTCCAGCAGGCAGTGATAGCATTTGCCGAGGACGGACGAGTTACCTACTGCAACAAGTACGCGATCGAGATGTATGGTTGGCAGGAGCGTGAAGTGATCGGGACGCAGGTGGAAACGCTCCTGAATGTCAACCTCACCGAAGAAATGATTCAGCAGATCCGCCAGTGTATGATCAGTGGTCGGAGCTGGACCGGAGAGATCAGCTATAAAGACTCGGCGGGGAACTGGTCGCCGGCGATGTTGATCCAGTCACCGATCTTTGACCAGACAATGAATCGGATCGGGTCGATCGGTGTTTCCTTCGATCTGACCGAGCTGCAGGCCGCAGAACAGGCAGCGGCGAGAGCCGAACATCTGCTCCGCGAATTCATCGATTCCGCCCCCTTCGGAGCGCACCACTACGAATTGCATCCGAACGGAGAACTTCGATTCAGCGGCGCGAACAAAACAGCCGAGCGGATCCTCCATTTCGATCACTCAGTGCTGATCGGCCAGCGAATCGAGGATGCCTTCCCGAGTCTCGATGGGCCGGTACCGGAGATCTATCGCTCTGTCGCTCTTACTGGAGTACCCTGGGAATCTTCTCAGGTGCGCTACACGGATGGAGTAGTCGATGGCGCGTATGAGGTCTCGGCATTCCAGACCGGCGCCAATCGAATGGTAGCCCTGTTTAAGGATGTGACCGACCGAGTGCGGGCGGAAGAAGCACTCCGCCAACGGGAGATCAGGCTCCAGACGATCAACGATATCGCCCGCGGCATCACCAATCACGAACCGACCGACTCCATTCTTGAGCGCGCGCTGATGAGCATGTTCCAGGCATATCCGCAGCACCGCGTGGCATACGGAGATATCACCGCCGAAGGCATCCTCCACTTCAGACGCTCGCTGCAGCCGTCCGGCCGAAAGAGCCTGAGGTCTCAACAGCTTGATCTGGCGAAAGTCCCTGATCATTTGGCCAAGCTGAATCGATCCGAGTCAGTCTTGATCTCGTCTTTCAAAGATATCGATCCGGACAATGAGAAGCTGGCGGAGTTATCCCGGAGTATCGACGTTTTGGCAATGCTGGTCGTTCCAGTCAACCTGAATGGTCGAGTGATCGGCGCGCTCGGTTTTGACAACAATAAGCCAACCACCTGGACAGACTACGAAATGAAGATGTTGGTCGAGGTGGCGGGTTACCTGGAGATAGCCCATCACGATGCGCATTTGAACCACAGCCGATTGATGGTTGAAGAGTCACTGCGTGAGAGTGAAGAGCGGTTCCGCCTGGCGCTGCGCAATTCGCCGGTGATCATGTTCCACCAGGATAAAGACCTTCGGTATATCTGGAACCACAATCCTCGTGATGAACAAGCCAACAATTTCATCATCGGGAAAACCGACCACGAGATTCTCCCGACCGAACTGGCTGATCGGTTTGTCGCGATCAAGCGTGAGATCATGGCAACCGGTGTCGGACAGCGCTTTGAAACTGATATTGTCTATATGGGGCAGACTACTTACTGGGATTGCACTCTTGAGCCGTTGATCGATCGCAACGGCGAGGTGATTGGGGTCACCGGGGTCTCAACAGAGATCACTTCGAGCAAGCTGATCGAACAGCAACTGCGCAATTCGGAGGAGCGTTTCCGGACTCTCGCGGACAACCTTCCTGCCTATGTCTGGACCACCGATCCGGTGGGTAATGTCCTCTACTTCAACCGCCAGACCCTTGATGCTTTGGGTGGGACTTTAGAGAGCCTCGGCGGGAGTCAGTGGCTCGCTACGGTACATCCGGAAGACCGCCCGGCCTTCGAGCAATTATTGCAGAATGCCATGGGCGCATGCCTTCCGTTTGAGTGTACCATTCGAGTGCGACGGGTTGATGGTCAGTACCGATCGGTCGTCAATCGGGGTGTGCCTCAATTCAATGCTCAGGGCGAGCCGGTCGGATATGTCGGCACCTGCTTTGACATTACCGAACGGCTTGAATCTGAAAATCACTTCCGCGACCATGTCGCGCAGTTACGATTGGCTCTGCAGGCGGTTCGCTCCGGTACGTTCAAATTTGACATTGCCGAGAATCGACTCGAGTGGTCGGAAGAGTTGCAGGAATTGTACGGTATCCCAGCCGGCACCTTCAAGGGGACATTCAAGGAATGGACCGACCGGTTACTCCCTGAGGAATTACAGGAGACATTGTCCAAATTGGCGCAGGATGTTTCGCGCGGTGGCGGCATGCGGAATGAATTCAGGATCAGTCGCCTGGACAATGGCGAGATCCGGTGGATCGAGGCCCTTGGTGAAGTGCAGGTTGATGCGAAGGGCCAGCCAGTCCGCATGGTAGGCGTGAACACCGATATTACAGAACGAAAGCACTATGAAGCAGAACTCAGGCATGCCGAATTCCTGAGCAGCCGGATGAGACGGGCATTTCTCGATCTGAATAAATGTGTCGCCCTGGAAGAGACGCTTGATCCGCTTCTTCAGGCCGCTTTCGACCTTTCCGGCCTGACTGCCGGTGGAATCTATCTCATACACGATCAGGCGGCGGAATTGGTGCGAGATAGTGGACTGCCGGAGTCTTTCCGTCAAGCAGTTACATCGATGCCCATCGACACTCCCTATATAAAATTGGTGATGGAGTCAGAACGGGGTATTTATTTGCCG encodes:
- a CDS encoding cation transporter codes for the protein MGNERKSGAAALSVASNTTLVVMKLMAGIFSGSVSIISEAIHSANDLLASLIAFWSIRIADRPPDKEHPFGHGKAESISGAIEAGLIILAAVWIMVEAIRKIFSGGEIEHVGFGTLVMVFSVVVNFFVSRYLFKVAKAEDSIALEADAQHLSTDVYTSLGVTVGLLLVWITGWQIIDPLMAIAVALLIGRIGWKLTRDASRHLMDYRLPEAEVGQIQEILETESRIQSWHDLRTRKSGSYRHIDLHIVLRPDSTLLEAHEIADDLERRISDRLHSAHVVIHTDPFDDSLTQISPS
- a CDS encoding PAS domain S-box protein, which gives rise to MLAVIITVLTLAIQLYAVILAVKLVTVTKHRFAWGSLALGLIIIMFRRAFEMASYLELTGYEIGLAYTLSSGAVSLCMAVGMHMAKRMIDRMMETNERLTISEAYYRGLMDYGTEAIYIADPQGQYLNANPRGLELTGYTLGQLTKLTVMDILDKEEVERMPIRWDSLKSGELVISQRKFRKANGEAIFAEVHTRRLPDGNYMASVRDISEHHAAIDRLRFQSELLDTVQQAVIAFAEDGRVTYCNKYAIEMYGWQEREVIGTQVETLLNVNLTEEMIQQIRQCMISGRSWTGEISYKDSAGNWSPAMLIQSPIFDQTMNRIGSIGVSFDLTELQAAEQAAARAEHLLREFIDSAPFGAHHYELHPNGELRFSGANKTAERILHFDHSVLIGQRIEDAFPSLDGPVPEIYRSVALTGVPWESSQVRYTDGVVDGAYEVSAFQTGANRMVALFKDVTDRVRAEEALRQREIRLQTINDIARGITNHEPTDSILERALMSMFQAYPQHRVAYGDITAEGILHFRRSLQPSGRKSLRSQQLDLAKVPDHLAKLNRSESVLISSFKDIDPDNEKLAELSRSIDVLAMLVVPVNLNGRVIGALGFDNNKPTTWTDYEMKMLVEVAGYLEIAHHDAHLNHSRLMVEESLRESEERFRLALRNSPVIMFHQDKDLRYIWNHNPRDEQANNFIIGKTDHEILPTELADRFVAIKREIMATGVGQRFETDIVYMGQTTYWDCTLEPLIDRNGEVIGVTGVSTEITSSKLIEQQLRNSEERFRTLADNLPAYVWTTDPVGNVLYFNRQTLDALGGTLESLGGSQWLATVHPEDRPAFEQLLQNAMGACLPFECTIRVRRVDGQYRSVVNRGVPQFNAQGEPVGYVGTCFDITERLESENHFRDHVAQLRLALQAVRSGTFKFDIAENRLEWSEELQELYGIPAGTFKGTFKEWTDRLLPEELQETLSKLAQDVSRGGGMRNEFRISRLDNGEIRWIEALGEVQVDAKGQPVRMVGVNTDITERKHYEAELRHAEFLSSRMRRAFLDLNKCVALEETLDPLLQAAFDLSGLTAGGIYLIHDQAAELVRDSGLPESFRQAVTSMPIDTPYIKLVMESERGIYLPTDLPGLKELCEQTGLSHVYSFPLRSGRGDVFGFLNLASFSPEPPREQDVHALETLVSEVGIIFHRLRTEETLEEESVRRRVLIDQSHDGIVVLDKNGKVFEANQRFAELLGYTSEEVKSLYVWDWDYQWDREQLLEMIRVCGPEGAHFETIHRRKDGTTFYTDISTNGAQFGRQKLIFCVCRDVTERKLAERALLESEARLTQAQRLARLGSFEFDLVSGEAVWSDEMYRILGYEPSAIVPSLALLDRHIHPDDIQQVKRERIAGHQSGGGFGIASRIIRVDGKERYVQTVTEPLYDQAGEVCKVFGTIHDVTEQRQAESALRKSEAQYRALADFTYDWEFWFGPQNEPIYISPSCTRITGYLPQEFIADPDLFLRILHPEDQDAFRNHSLQITESGEVSALEVRIFDRKGNQRWISHVCRPIVGQDGTYLGIRGSNSDITARKAAEADRTRLEEQLRLAQKLETIGTMAAGIAHDFNNLLVPIIGYTELVSSDKQPGRFTGEYLQEVLKAAYRAKGLVAHILAFSRQQTGERKPVQIENVVAEVIAALSKDLDNRITARYSAPGTTSPVLADPGQMYQILMNLCENAVQAMVEGGELSVETSPFESSPLACPNCKRRLHGKMIRIQVRDTGCGMDEATIKRIFDPFFTTKGVGKGTGLGLAVTHGIVTQHSGHICAESKLGEGTSFHLFLPVADKAQSSIPQVLPAAVEGGNESILVIDDEPAVANSHAASLTSLGYRVTVACDPRAAITVFQERPTDFDCVLLDQRMPEMTGDQVAVNLLRIRPDIPIVLCSGFSDSLELKEAHDLGIRDVVMKPVIAADLGKALRKAIKRSDSVSTK